From Thermogemmatispora onikobensis, one genomic window encodes:
- a CDS encoding S1C family serine protease, whose translation MMETEERDAQALDAYSRAVTTAAERVGPAVVRIDVERGGLRWPYLSPAYGGPGFDATGLGSGFLFASDGQVLTNAHVVEGARRIRVTLADGRSFDAGLVGTDPDADVALLRIGADRLPVAEFGRGKLRVGQLVIAVGNPYGLNWTVTAGVVSALGRTLEGRGGRRLTNLIQTDTPINPGNSGGPLVDSSGRVVGMTTAMVALAQGLGFSIPLETLQGAIARITREGAARAGSVALGVGGMRIQLDPALRRSVQLNQLSAMELLEVHRDSPAERAGLRRLDIIVAADGEPVTEPRDLQRIVRRHVPGDRLIVNFLRDGKLRRVTAVL comes from the coding sequence ATGATGGAAACAGAAGAACGTGATGCACAGGCCCTCGATGCCTATTCGCGAGCGGTAACAACAGCAGCGGAGCGGGTGGGGCCGGCGGTCGTGCGAATCGACGTTGAGCGCGGCGGGCTGCGCTGGCCATACCTTTCCCCGGCCTATGGGGGACCCGGTTTCGATGCAACCGGGCTGGGTTCAGGCTTTCTCTTTGCCTCCGATGGGCAGGTGCTTACCAATGCCCACGTTGTCGAGGGAGCGCGGCGCATTCGGGTGACGCTGGCCGACGGACGCTCCTTTGATGCCGGCCTGGTCGGCACCGATCCAGATGCCGATGTGGCTCTCCTGCGCATCGGGGCCGACCGTCTGCCGGTTGCCGAGTTTGGACGGGGGAAGCTGCGGGTAGGCCAGCTGGTGATTGCCGTGGGCAATCCTTACGGATTGAACTGGACTGTGACGGCGGGAGTGGTCAGCGCTCTCGGGCGGACGCTGGAAGGGCGTGGAGGGCGCCGCCTCACCAATCTCATTCAGACTGATACCCCTATCAATCCAGGAAACTCGGGCGGCCCGCTGGTGGACAGCTCCGGGCGGGTCGTGGGCATGACGACCGCGATGGTGGCGCTGGCCCAGGGACTGGGTTTCTCGATTCCGCTGGAGACACTTCAGGGGGCTATTGCCCGCATCACGCGGGAGGGCGCGGCGCGGGCGGGCAGCGTCGCCTTGGGAGTTGGAGGGATGCGCATCCAGCTTGATCCAGCCCTGCGCCGCAGTGTCCAACTCAATCAGCTCAGCGCTATGGAGCTGCTGGAGGTCCACCGCGACAGTCCTGCTGAGCGAGCTGGTCTGCGCCGCCTCGACATCATTGTAGCTGCTGACGGTGAGCCAGTCACTGAGCCGCGCGACCTGCAGCGCATTGTGCGGCGCCATGTGCCCGGTGATCGCCTTATCGTGAACTTCCTGCGCGATGGCAAGCTGCGCCGTGTGACAGCCGTCCTCTAA
- the msrA gene encoding peptide-methionine (S)-S-oxide reductase MsrA, which translates to MSDHDQLELATLAGGCFWCTEAVFKRVKGVVSVTPGYAASQVPNPSYEQVCSGKTGAAEAVQIRYDPRIISYEQLLDIFWHTHDPTTLNRQGNDVGTQYRSAIFYHNDEQRRLALASKEALEQARTYRNPIVTEIVPFSNFYQAEDYHRDYYDRHPNQPYCMIVISPKVQKLLKEYRPVVKEDQTRA; encoded by the coding sequence ATGAGTGACCATGACCAGTTGGAATTGGCCACGCTCGCTGGCGGCTGCTTCTGGTGTACAGAGGCGGTCTTCAAGCGCGTCAAAGGGGTGGTGAGTGTGACGCCAGGCTACGCCGCCTCCCAGGTTCCAAACCCCAGCTACGAACAGGTCTGTTCAGGGAAGACTGGCGCCGCCGAGGCCGTCCAGATCCGTTACGATCCGCGTATCATTTCCTACGAGCAGCTGCTCGACATCTTCTGGCACACCCACGATCCCACAACGCTCAATCGTCAGGGGAACGACGTTGGGACACAGTATCGCTCGGCCATTTTCTACCACAACGATGAGCAGCGGCGCCTCGCCCTGGCTTCGAAGGAGGCCCTGGAACAGGCGCGGACCTACCGCAACCCCATTGTGACAGAGATTGTGCCTTTCAGCAACTTCTATCAGGCAGAAGATTACCATCGCGACTATTACGATCGCCACCCGAACCAGCCTTACTGCATGATCGTCATCTCGCCCAAGGTGCAGAAGCTGCTGAAGGAGTACAGGCCGGTAGTCAAGGAGGATCAGACGAGGGCTTGA
- a CDS encoding class I SAM-dependent methyltransferase, which produces MSSSAGQSAEHPSGTPLSGRRHTYVIDPENPGELARLTMQERIITEGMGGLFPEGLTLPPTAKVLDLACGPGGWALDLARAYPDAEVIGVDISPAVVEYATVQAQTQHLANVSFQVMDVMEPLAFPEAAFDLVNGRLLSGFMLPAAWLHLVAEGYRLLKPGAVLRLTEGELSLTTSPTLSALHELGTRVLKMAGRSFSPDGRHVGITPVLPRLLRQAGFEQVRLHASAIEWSIDTPAYYSLFKDCLMGLELIQPFLLGAGLIEREELQRQMQQALAEMQQDDFCALWTLVTVWGQKPTAPAPA; this is translated from the coding sequence ATGAGCAGTTCAGCAGGGCAATCTGCCGAGCACCCGTCTGGCACGCCATTGTCTGGACGCCGGCATACCTATGTGATCGATCCTGAGAATCCAGGCGAGTTGGCTCGCCTGACAATGCAGGAGCGCATTATCACCGAGGGCATGGGGGGCCTCTTCCCCGAAGGGCTGACACTTCCCCCAACGGCCAAAGTGCTCGACCTGGCCTGCGGCCCAGGCGGCTGGGCTCTGGATCTGGCACGCGCTTATCCCGATGCCGAAGTGATCGGAGTCGATATCAGCCCGGCTGTCGTAGAGTACGCGACGGTCCAGGCTCAGACGCAGCATCTGGCAAACGTCAGTTTCCAGGTAATGGATGTTATGGAGCCGCTGGCCTTCCCCGAGGCGGCTTTTGATCTGGTGAATGGCCGCCTGCTGTCCGGCTTCATGCTGCCCGCAGCCTGGCTACATCTGGTGGCCGAAGGCTATCGCCTGCTGAAGCCAGGTGCTGTGCTACGCCTGACTGAGGGCGAGCTGTCGCTGACAACCAGCCCAACGCTGAGCGCTTTGCACGAGTTGGGAACGCGCGTTCTGAAGATGGCTGGACGCAGTTTTTCACCCGATGGGCGCCACGTTGGGATCACCCCCGTCCTTCCTCGCTTGCTACGCCAGGCCGGTTTCGAGCAGGTACGCCTCCACGCAAGCGCCATCGAGTGGTCGATCGATACCCCTGCCTACTACAGCCTCTTTAAAGACTGCCTGATGGGCCTGGAGCTGATCCAGCCGTTCTTGCTGGGTGCCGGCTTAATCGAACGCGAGGAGCTACAGCGTCAGATGCAGCAGGCCCTGGCTGAGATGCAACAAGACGATTTCTGCGCTCTCTGGACCCTGGTGACAGTCTGGGGTCAGAAGCCAACAGCTCCTGCTCCTGCCTGA